A single region of the Deltaproteobacteria bacterium genome encodes:
- the hypD gene encoding hydrogenase formation protein HypD, with protein MRLVDEYRDPALAHALATAVVRRATRRWTVMEVCGGQTHAIVEHGLDQLVAPAVELLHGPGCPVCVTPLETLDRAASIAEEAGAIVCSFGDMLRVPGSRGDLFAARARGGDVRVVATPLDAARLAERIAPQPVVFLAVGFETTAPAAAAAARWALARGLANFFLLVAHVRVPPALEAIAAAPDARVHAFLAAGHVCTVMGTAEYESIAARHRVPIVATGFEPVDILEGLALAVAQLEDGAARVENQYRRAVRPEGNPAARALVDEVFAVADRPWRGIGLVPRGGLVLRDRYRALDAEQAFPACAAREPAREPEACRAADVLRGALRPPACPAFGRGCTPEHPLGAPMVSPEGACAAYFRWRGAEEAP; from the coding sequence GCCGCGCCACGCGCCGCTGGACCGTGATGGAGGTGTGCGGCGGCCAGACCCACGCGATCGTCGAGCACGGCCTCGACCAGCTCGTGGCACCCGCCGTCGAGCTGCTCCACGGCCCGGGCTGCCCCGTCTGCGTGACGCCGCTCGAGACGCTCGACCGTGCCGCCTCGATCGCCGAGGAGGCCGGCGCCATCGTGTGCAGCTTCGGCGACATGCTCCGCGTGCCGGGCTCGCGCGGGGACCTCTTCGCCGCGCGCGCACGGGGGGGCGACGTGCGCGTCGTGGCGACCCCGCTCGACGCCGCCCGGCTCGCCGAGCGCATCGCGCCGCAGCCGGTGGTCTTCCTGGCGGTGGGCTTCGAGACCACGGCGCCCGCGGCGGCGGCCGCCGCGCGCTGGGCGCTCGCGCGGGGTCTCGCCAACTTCTTCCTGCTCGTCGCGCACGTGCGCGTGCCGCCCGCGCTCGAGGCGATCGCGGCGGCGCCCGACGCCCGCGTCCATGCCTTCCTCGCCGCCGGCCACGTGTGCACGGTGATGGGCACCGCCGAGTACGAGTCGATCGCCGCTCGCCATCGCGTGCCGATCGTGGCGACCGGCTTCGAGCCGGTCGACATCCTCGAGGGACTGGCCCTCGCCGTGGCCCAGCTCGAGGACGGCGCGGCGCGGGTCGAGAACCAGTACCGGCGCGCGGTGCGCCCGGAGGGCAACCCCGCGGCGCGCGCGCTCGTCGACGAGGTCTTCGCGGTCGCCGACCGGCCCTGGCGCGGGATCGGCCTGGTGCCGCGCGGCGGGCTCGTGCTGCGCGACCGCTACCGCGCGCTCGATGCCGAGCAGGCCTTCCCGGCGTGCGCGGCGCGGGAGCCGGCGCGCGAGCCCGAGGCCTGCCGCGCGGCCGACGTCCTGCGCGGCGCGCTGCGCCCCCCCGCGTGCCCCGCGTTCGGGCGCGGCTGCACGCCCGAGCATCCGCTCGGCGCGCCGATGGTCTCGCCCGAGGGCGCCTGTGCCGCCTACTTCCGCTGGCGCGGCGCGGAGGAGGCCCCGTGA